ATGGCACCGGTTCGCGCCAGCCGCGATATGTTCCTGGATGCACAGGGAAATGCCGACAGTAAAAAATCGCTGACCTCCCATCTGGCATCCGGCGTTCCCGGCACGGTCGCGGGCTTCTCTCTGGCGAATCAAAAGTACGGCACGCTGCCGCTCAGCACGCTGATCCAGCCCGCGCTGGAGCTGGCGCGCAAGGGGATTGTGGTTAACGAATCGCTGGCCGACGACCTTAGCGTCTACGGCAAAGAGGTGCTGCTCAGCCACCCGAGCAGCAAGGCCATCTTCTTTAAGGCCGACGGCACGCCGTGGCAGCAAGGTGAAAAGCTGGTGCAGCGTAATCTGGCGAACAGCCTGGAGCTGATTTCCCGCCAGGGGCCGGATGCGTTTTATAAGGGGAAAATCGCCGACCAAATCGCCGCGGAAATGGAACAGCACGGCGGGCTGATCGGCAAAACGGACCTGGCCAACTACCGCGCCATCGAGCGCAAGCCGGTCAGCGGCAGCTATCGCGGCTATGAAGTCTATTCCATGCCGCCGCCGTCCTCCGGCGGTATCCACATCGTGCAGATCCTCAATATCCTGGAAAACTTTGACCTGGCGAAGATGGGCTTCGGCAGCGCGGATGCTATCCAGGTGATGGCGGAAGCGGAAAAATACGCCTACGCCGACCGCTCGGAATACCTCGGCGATCCGGAGTTTGTTAAGGTGCCCGGTGCGGCGCTGACCAGCAAAGCGTATGCGAAAACCCTGGCGCAGCAGATCGACCTGGCGAAGGCGCGCCCGTCGTCGGAGATCAAGCCCGGCAAGCTGGCCCCGTATGAAAGCGATCAGACCACGCACTTCTCGGTGGTGGATAAAGACGGCAATGCGGTAGCGGTGACCTATACGTTGAATACCAACTTCGGCAGCGGCATCGTGGCCAGCGACAGCGGCATTCTGCTCA
This portion of the Erwinia sp. SLM-02 genome encodes:
- the ggt gene encoding gamma-glutamyltransferase; the encoded protein is MMTQAKRRRLSWSLLAGLLVWQGAGAAPSDTPTAQPAPAAAPVSYGVGADTFHPVKAAHGMVASVDATATAVGVKILEQGGNAVDAAVAVGYALAVTHPQAGNLGGGGFMLLRTAAGNTTSIDFREMAPVRASRDMFLDAQGNADSKKSLTSHLASGVPGTVAGFSLANQKYGTLPLSTLIQPALELARKGIVVNESLADDLSVYGKEVLLSHPSSKAIFFKADGTPWQQGEKLVQRNLANSLELISRQGPDAFYKGKIADQIAAEMEQHGGLIGKTDLANYRAIERKPVSGSYRGYEVYSMPPPSSGGIHIVQILNILENFDLAKMGFGSADAIQVMAEAEKYAYADRSEYLGDPEFVKVPGAALTSKAYAKTLAQQIDLAKARPSSEIKPGKLAPYESDQTTHFSVVDKDGNAVAVTYTLNTNFGSGIVASDSGILLNNEMDDFSAKPGTPNVYGLVGGEANAVQPYKRPLSSMSPTIVAKDGKTWLVTGSPGGSRIITTVLQMVVNSIDFGMNVAEATNAPRFHHQWLPDQLRVEKGFSPDTLKLLGEKGQQVKVMPAMGSTQSIMLGPDGMRYGASDPRTIDDLTAGY